The nucleotide window TTTAATAACTATAGAATCTATCTTGGCTCTTTGCGTGTAGGCAATAAAACCAGCTAGTAGAAATAAAATTGCTACAACCACGCAACCCCACGCCATATTACCCAACCATTCCCCAATTAAAATAACCAAGGCTATCGCGATAAAAATTGCCCCTGCGAGCAACAATCCACCAATTAATACAGTTTTGGCTATTAAGCTAATGGAAATTGTAAGCTGCTGAAATACCTTCAGCCTTATATAAGCTCTAGAAGTCTTTAAGTAACCTTCAGCTAAATCAGCAGCTTTTTTGGACGTTTCTTCAATAGAATCGAACAATGCCATATATTAAACGGTTTCTGTTCCGTTCGGTGTTGTTTTTTGTAATTTCTTGTTTTTAAGTTTCAATTCAGACAACTTATTTTCCAAGGTTGTTATTACGTCTTCTGCTTTATAACTGGCATCAGATACGATTGATTCAACTTTTTCATCTAATGTTGCTTTTTTAGCAACCACAGTGCTAACAACGCGATCTTTTAAATCGTATGCACTTTCAGACAACATATCTTTTGTGGCATTGGCTTCATCCACAATTTTTTGTCTTGTTATACTGCCTTTATCTGGAGCAAACAAAACACCAAGAACTGCTCCTATGGCAGTCCCCGCCAATAAACCTAAAACTGAACTATTATTACTCATTTCTATTTAGTTTATATTATTATTTTATTAAATATAGATACTTACAAAGATACCTCATTCTCATTAAATTACATGACCCAAACACAACTAATCTTGACTGTTTTAGCGGATTTTGGAAACAATCAAATTTTAATTTATATGGGATATGAAGAAATTTGGGAAATCGTAATTTAGTTAAAAATTGAAGCATGTCAAAATCAATAACAACCATTAATCCATTTACAGGAAAGGAGTTAAAAACTTATCAAGTTTATGACAGAAAGGAAATTGAAAAAACCCTTTCCAAGGCCATCGAAGCCTTCGAGAAATGGAAGCTTTTAGGAATAAAAGAAAGAATAAAACCGCTGAAAAGATTGGCGGAATTAATGAATGAGGCTAAAGAAGATTTGGGGAGGTTGATCACTTCAGAAATGGGGAAACCAATAAAAGAAAGTATCGCCGAAATTGAAAAATGTATTTTATTGTGCGATTTCTATACTAAGAATGCAGACCTACTGCTATCTGATGAAATAATTGAAACTGATGCGGATGAAAGTTTTATCAGTTATGATCCATTAGGTTGCATCTTGGCAATAATGCCTTGGAATTATCCATTTTGGCAGGTTATGCGATTTGCAATTCCAACATTAACAGCTGGCAATGTAGGGCTATTAAAGCACGCTTCAAATACTACCGGGTGCGCCGTTAAAATCCAATCCTTATTTGAAGAAGCTGGCTACCCAAAAGGATGCTTTCAAAGTTTAATTGTACAACATCAGGAAATTGAACAAATTATCGCTGATGACCGGATAAAGGCTGTTACCTTAACCGGCAGCGAAAAAGCCGGTAGAGCAATTGCAGGAATCGCAGGAAAAAATCTGAAAAAGACGGTTTTGGAGCTGGGAGGAAATAATGCCTGTCTTATATTAAAAGATGCTGAATTGGAAAAATATATGGAGACAATGGTAAAGGCTCGCATGCAAAATACAGGACAAAGCTGTATTGCTGCTAAGCGCTTTATCGTTGTTGAAGATATCTATGAGGACTTCATAGAACAATTTAAAGCGATGGTTGAATCACTGAAAGTGGGCGATCCTACCGATAAATCAACTGAATTTGGAGTTTTAGCCAGACCCGATTTAGCTGAGACCTTAAAAAAACAAGTTGACGAATCAATTGAAAAAGGAGCCGAATTGGTAATAGGAAACGAAGTAAGGGGTAGTTATTTCTCTCCCACCATTCTTACAAATGTGAAACCTGGAATGCCTGTATTTGATGAAGAAACCTTTGGACCGGTCGCTGCCATCATAAAAGTAAAAGATCGAACGGAAGCATTTAAAGTTAATGCAAACACAAAATTTGGCCTTGGGACCATGATAATTACAAAAAACACAGAAAAGGCGGTTGAACAATGCATTCAAATTGAAGATGGCGCATATTTCATAAATGAATTAGTCAAATCTGATCCACGGCTTCCCTTTGGGGGCACAAAGGCTTCGGGCTATGGTAGAGAACTATCTAGAGAAGGCATATTAGAATTTGTAAATAAAAAAACAGTATTTGTTAAATCTTAAATCTAAACTATGAAATTTGTAAAAGAAGAAGAGGATAAAACCGATGACTATATTTTTCAAAAGGACCAAAAAACCAAGTCAGTAAGTTCGTTCACTTTAATTGTATTAATTATATTGATCTTGGGTGTTGTAGCCTCAGGATTTTATTTCAAGTGGTTCTAAACGCCATTAGAAGATTATTAATAGTGCCTATATTTTTGTATCTTAGGTAAGCATAACTAATTAAAACTCTTCATAATGGGCTCAATCCGTCTCTTTTCGCTAGTATTGTTATTGATTTTCTTTAGTTGCAATGATAACAGTACCAAAAATTCTACCGATCGTGCAACAAGTGTTTCAGACTCTTCTGGGGTTGCAATGCAAAATCAGAAATCGATACAGGGAACATGGGAACTTACCAGTTATTATCACTATACTGACAATGTGGTCTCAGATAGTTTTGGAGTAAGAAATGGCTTTAGGCAAATTAAAATGTATACACCCACAAAAATTATGTGGAGCAGGCAGGTACCTAAAGATTCATTGCAATGGTTTGGATATGGGCACTATAAGGTGGTCGATGGGCAATTAATTGAAAATTTGGAGTTTGGCTCAGAAATGATGAGTGAAATGATAAAGGACAATGCAGAATTCAGATTTGAATTAATTCTTGGGGAAAACAATTTTTCACAAATTGAAATAGATGATGAGGGCAATCGCCTATTTTCAGAAAACTACAAACGGATAGAATAGCTTAAATATAGTTTTTATATTATAATTAAAATAAAGCTTGGAAAATTCCAAGCTTTATTCATTTATGGCAGGTCATTATTATTTTAAAACTTATTTAACATATTATAATTGAATCAGTTAATCTGCAATTCTTTAGAATTAATTACCAGATATCACATCATATACCTTTGAAAATATCAAAATTAAAAACACAATGGCAGAGATAAAAATTGAAAAAAAATCACCTAGATGGCCATATATTCTTATAGCCTTAGTGGTGGTCTTGGTGATAGCATTTGTTTGGTACAACAATAGTGAAAATATCAACCAAGGTATAGACAATGATAATGCGCCAGAACAAATAGAAGATAAGGTAGACGATATGTCTATGATTATGGCGAATTATGCTGGTAGAATTGAATTAATTGAAGTTCATTCTTAACGCCAATTAAAATTTTAACAATTAAAAATAAAACTCATGGAAAATTCATCCAAACATTTATATTATTTAACGGACTTAAAAGATTATAAAATTTCTGACGGATATACAGACGTCAGAGGTTGGTCTGTTAGAGACAGAGATAATAGGGTAATAGGTAAAGTTGACAACCTATTAGTAAATGTCAGTTCCGAAAGAGTAGTCTATTTAGATGTAGTGGTAGATGACTCCATAATTGAAAAAAATTATGACCCTTATCGGTCTTCAACATCAGAAGAAATAAGAGAATTTATCAATAAGGATGGGGAAACTCATGTTATCCTTCCTATTGGCTTAGTTGACATACATTCATCAGATAAATATGTGTTTACAAACACTCTAGACCATACCGCTTTTTCACAAACCAAACGCTTCACAGCAGGTTCTAACATACAACGGGATTATGAAATTGCGGTTTTGGATGGTTATGGCAGGACACTTTCAACAAAAAAGGTTGAGTCATCTGAAACAACTCCAAATAGAATCGAAGTTGTTATTAAAACTGAACCTTCTAGAGTATATGTTGAAAATAAAGAAAGACATTTTAATAGAGACAGAGATATATCTGATGCTGAAATTATTGTTGATGAAGAACCCGTCATTGAAAAGCGACATGATACTTACTTTAGTGAGCGGGAATCAAAGCGGGAAGACGATGATTTTTACAGAAGAGCCTATTTTGACGATAGAAGATTTAGAAAATAATTCCTCCATATATATTAAAAAGGGCAATGCCATCAAAGCATTGCCCTTTTTTGTGCGAAGAAAAATTAACTGCACGGCATAGTTTAGTTATCAGCAATCATCCAATTATAATTCAACACTCTAATTAATCCGATTTCCTATTAGTCCGTCGAGAGGATGACCTTTTTTTGATTTCAATAATCTCAATTCCGCTATTCTCTAGAATACTCTTGGCACCCTCCAATGAATTGTAGGACTTGGTGTTAAAAATTATCCGCCCAGTTAATTCCTCAGTACGCACATCCGTTATACCAATCCTATCTTTTAATAATGTTAGGGCCTTTTTGCAGGTCGATTCGTTATCAAAATTAAGGATTTGTAATACGGCTCTCATATTCAAATAAGTTATCTCAACTGTACAAATTTCTTACAATGGCCTATAGCGCCCTATGACTTTTGTCATTAAAAGTCAGCTATGAATGAATTAATTTTAATTCAT belongs to Aegicerativicinus sediminis and includes:
- a CDS encoding YtxH domain-containing protein → MSNNSSVLGLLAGTAIGAVLGVLFAPDKGSITRQKIVDEANATKDMLSESAYDLKDRVVSTVVAKKATLDEKVESIVSDASYKAEDVITTLENKLSELKLKNKKLQKTTPNGTETV
- a CDS encoding NAD-dependent succinate-semialdehyde dehydrogenase encodes the protein MSKSITTINPFTGKELKTYQVYDRKEIEKTLSKAIEAFEKWKLLGIKERIKPLKRLAELMNEAKEDLGRLITSEMGKPIKESIAEIEKCILLCDFYTKNADLLLSDEIIETDADESFISYDPLGCILAIMPWNYPFWQVMRFAIPTLTAGNVGLLKHASNTTGCAVKIQSLFEEAGYPKGCFQSLIVQHQEIEQIIADDRIKAVTLTGSEKAGRAIAGIAGKNLKKTVLELGGNNACLILKDAELEKYMETMVKARMQNTGQSCIAAKRFIVVEDIYEDFIEQFKAMVESLKVGDPTDKSTEFGVLARPDLAETLKKQVDESIEKGAELVIGNEVRGSYFSPTILTNVKPGMPVFDEETFGPVAAIIKVKDRTEAFKVNANTKFGLGTMIITKNTEKAVEQCIQIEDGAYFINELVKSDPRLPFGGTKASGYGRELSREGILEFVNKKTVFVKS